The genomic region TCATAGGGTACTTTTCCATAAATATCTTCAGAGTACCAAGAACAATTTTAACCAAGTCTTTTGATAAGAACTTGAACAGCAAGAAAAGTGATAACAACATTGCACTCCCAACAAATGGAAAACGCATAGCATGCTCCTTAGACATTGTCTCCTGTATGACAGACAATTTGTCAGCCAATTTTAATCTACAGAATTGAATGACAAACAAGAAGGCGAAGAGTTAATTTAAATGCTATCATACTCACTGATGGGGGAGTTGGCTTGACAGAACGATAGTAGCCCACATATACTGCAAGGCATGCAGtcaaaataacattcaaattaggATCTACCTTCACGACAAGTGGTGCCAATGTCAACCCTGCATTTAGCAAATCAAGGATGCTACATTAGAAAGAGTCCAGTTTCTTAAGCGCACAAGTGGTACCTTAGAGATCTCACATCTAACAGTGATTCATAATAAGAGCATCCTTAGTTCCATATATTCTCTAAAAAAATAGCCATACGCCAAGTATGTATTCATTCACAAGTATATTAAGCAAGATTCATGAGgtctaaaattaatatattcaaaGATACGTAACAATGCATCTGAACTGAGAAAGGTGGGGATATGCAACGCAAAGTGCATTCACTGATTGCTGCTTTTTCCTATTAGTTTTTGGTTCAAAAAAAGTTgctaaaaagaaatgaaagtgtaaagaaaaaaaattctatttgattaaaaaaagcAGATGATAAAATGTAACACAAGTTATAACATGATTGTTTCATTATAAAATCAAACACAACAATTTTGTTtactaattattaaaaaaaaacagattttGTGTCCAAGGCAGTAATCAAACAGAACATAagattttagttctttttaaagtttttcttttcctttttttagaATTGCAAAGATTTGGGTGAAACGAAATGTAATCCCTTTAAATTCTCCACATATAATGCATAACTTTATAAATAAACCAACTATCATTCATGCCAAATAACAAAGCTACCCCGTCCTACCCTTACACATTCCCAAATTTCACCCTCAGATCATTCTTTCCTATCAgttctcatattttctttgcaACTAGAACCAGAAGATACATTAACTAACTAAATCCTCCCAGCTAGtacaaaactaaattaaacaaCTGAATAAACTGAGCAGAAATTATCCTAAAAAGACAAGAATTCTTTCAAATGCAAAcccaaaatgtaaataataaactaaaattaatcaagaGTACATCAAAAAAAAGGCAAACCTGCTAAAGCCAAATTGGCGAGTCTTTCAGTGTTCTTCATCGTCGtcgtttatttttaaatataacagCAACGAAGAATCGACCCTCTTTCTACCTACAACAAgaaggaaaaaattataataaaatcaatcaataattattaatttgcaGTACTACTAGGTAATTATATTCTTACAAAAGTAGCtaattcattatttatgatTTCTGCTTCActgattaataatttttttcttagtttgTTATGAATCAATCATGGCTTGGTTGGTTGCTTTTTTGTTTAAACTGGTGATTGAAACTGGGTTGGTAAAATGGTGTTCAATCTggctgtttttgtttttaaatttgtgttatgatttatttttggcAACAATAGATATGGTGAGATCTGGCTGCGCTGCGGCAGATAATAGAAGAACGACGGAAGAAAATCTAAatcataaagaaaagaaagcaaaattgGAAGCAGAACAGAGAAGGAGAATGAGAGAATAATATGAAAAGCTTACAGTGACAGAACAACCCAAAAAACAGATGAAGGCAGCCAATTCGAACACAAAGAAGAAGGAGACGCAAATATATCTTCTGCTTCAAAACATGGAAAGGTTTTGTTCAAATCTCTTTTCATGCTTCTTCTTAGTGGGTTTGGACTTTAGAATTGATGTGCATCTCCATGACTTAAACTGCAGGTTGATGATGAGTGCGTAGAAAGTTTTATGGAGCAACATAAAGCCAAAGTGAAGAGTGAAGTAGATTATTTAGACTTTCAAATCTTAGAAGAGGATTTAGAGAAGGATTTGAGAATGGTTGGGAGATTTAGTGTTCCGCTACGCCTGGCTCTTATTGCAAACAGAATCAAAGATGGGTTTGGCTTCACTTGGGAAGAAACACAGAGTTGAATAAGCTTCTGGGTTTCTTTCTTGGATGtgggaaattagggattttaggGGGGAAAGTTGGGGATTTCGGGGGGAGGGGGGAGGAATTTTAGAAAATGgcgctattttttttaaagtaaattttattttgtggcgttttttataaaaacgccgcaaaaaattattttatttggaataaaacgacactgttttgttatataaaatgggctattttaaaataaaattatttttgtggcgtttttaaaagAACGCTATTATTGCTACCTTTTATGCGTTTTtcataaaatgcataaaaaactattcatttggaataaaacgacactgttttgctatgctaaaaatcttttattttgtttgttaaaattattagttaagtgattttataaaacatttattattttttataaattaaatttttataaaaaaatcaagtactctcaaaataaatatcgatatatttaataagaaaaaatgattaaatggtcgtaattaattattaagttagaattatccaatgtaagcaattaatctctcacatatcaaatttctattaaagattgaggcattaatcatgattttatattattcatttcgatctaatctccattttattagagatatttcttcctagctaaaatataattattttgctagatgttcgatgtggaatgattttagtttttgtattttatttttatttgttataatttggtcctatatatccaaaatagatagttacctatctgtatcaatttgttacatttttttattaatttttttaaatctaatatttaaatatatcaaatggtttagattaaatattttttagtcataAACACCGCTAATGTTACCTTTTCCGGTGTTTCCAgaagaaacgccactaataaattaaactcttgtaatgaaacgacaccgttttgaaaaattctaatacatattagcggcgtttttgctatAAACGCCGCCAAAGcttgcatattttataattttttatattcaattattgtatattgcatatcaattttaaattaataatctttacaatttattattataacttttacaattatataagaacttatttagtataaaaattaaaaaatactaattaatctaaaccttaaaccctaacctgaCCCCGAATCTCTAAAtcctaaatcactaactcttaaccccaaacccctaaccactaacccttaaaccttatttaatatataaattataaaacactaattaatctaaatcctaaaccctaactcgaccctaaatccctaatccttaaaccctaacccgaccctgAATccataacccctaaacattatttaatatataaattaaaccacactaattaatctaaaccataaCCTAACACCGaatccataaaccctaaatccctaactgatcttaacctctaacccttaacccataaaccttaaatcacaaccATTAAATCAGAATCCCTAATCTCATAAACATTCGGCTCTAGACTCGAGATCCAGCTAACACTTTTTGTTATCAAGAAAAAACAAGCAGCTTTTTCTTTTCGGGAGCAAATCGTccaattattttctaaaattcaatatttaataaattttattcgaatttcaatatttataatatttaattaggtCATTGTTGTGTTCATGTTTgattaactaaatataaaattatttttggtaataaaattatcaatatataatattatttatcacgatatttggtgtttta from Gossypium raimondii isolate GPD5lz chromosome 1, ASM2569854v1, whole genome shotgun sequence harbors:
- the LOC105785645 gene encoding signal peptide peptidase 1-like, with the translated sequence MKNTERLANLALAGLTLAPLVVKVDPNLNVILTACLAVYVGYYRSVKPTPPSETMSKEHAMRFPFVGSAMLLSLFLLFKFLSKDLVKIVLGTLKIFMEKYPMILLYLYCMAAPCIS